The following are encoded in a window of bacterium genomic DNA:
- the argC gene encoding N-acetyl-gamma-glutamyl-phosphate reductase, translating into MTGGGLHAAVLGAAGYIGGELLRILATHPQVTRVTPMSRTSAGALVSDMHPAFSHDRDLTFAPFDVSTAAKADVTFLALGHGESASLMPGLLAANPRLVVDLAADFRLVDRDAYAKSYGEHPSFHLAESFVYGLPEKNREQLPGAGRIAAPGCMATASILTLLPLAARGLCPERPAVFAITGSSGSGREPKATTHHPFRASNLFVYQPLAHRHEAEIARVLGEASGRVIRPRMIAHSAPIVRGIHASAHVADARLADTDVATLYSEYYRDEPFVRVIGEPPHVGLASATNRAFIHVTQNEDEVLVACVIDNLMKGGSGQAVQCMNIALELPEGAGLDHPGVFPI; encoded by the coding sequence GTGACCGGCGGCGGCCTTCATGCCGCGGTGCTTGGCGCCGCGGGCTACATCGGCGGCGAGCTATTGCGCATCCTCGCGACGCACCCTCAGGTCACGCGCGTCACGCCGATGAGCCGCACGAGCGCCGGCGCGCTTGTCTCCGATATGCATCCGGCGTTTTCGCACGATCGCGATCTCACGTTCGCGCCGTTTGACGTTTCCACCGCCGCGAAGGCCGACGTTACGTTCCTCGCACTCGGACACGGCGAAAGCGCCTCGCTCATGCCCGGGCTTCTCGCGGCGAATCCGCGGCTTGTCGTCGATCTGGCGGCGGACTTTCGCCTGGTCGATCGCGACGCGTATGCGAAGTCGTATGGCGAACATCCGTCGTTTCATCTCGCCGAGTCGTTCGTGTACGGCCTGCCGGAGAAAAATCGTGAACAGCTCCCGGGCGCCGGACGCATCGCCGCGCCGGGCTGCATGGCGACCGCGTCGATCCTGACGTTGCTTCCGCTTGCCGCGCGCGGTCTTTGTCCTGAGCGCCCGGCCGTTTTTGCGATCACCGGATCGAGCGGGTCGGGCCGCGAACCCAAGGCGACGACGCATCACCCGTTCCGCGCCTCGAACCTGTTTGTCTATCAGCCGCTCGCGCACCGGCACGAGGCCGAAATCGCCCGCGTGTTGGGCGAGGCGTCCGGCCGCGTGATCCGGCCGCGCATGATCGCGCATTCCGCGCCGATCGTTCGCGGCATCCACGCGTCCGCGCACGTCGCCGACGCGCGCCTGGCGGACACGGACGTGGCCACGCTGTATTCCGAATACTATCGCGACGAACCATTCGTGCGCGTGATCGGCGAGCCGCCTCACGTCGGCCTTGCGTCCGCGACAAATCGGGCGTTCATCCACGTGACGCAAAACGAAGACGAGGTTCTTGTCGCGTGCGTCATCGATAATTTGATGAAGGGCGGCTCCGGTCAGGCCGTTCAATGCATGAATATCGCGCTCGAGCTGCCGGAAGGCGCCGGGCTCGATCATCCCGGGGTGTTTCCGATATGA
- a CDS encoding M20/M25/M40 family metallo-hydrolase, producing the protein MMGANPAPADAVDLLARLVRQKSVTGDTAQIQILVQRWLAERGVESINTKDGLVARVGRGGPTLLFLSHLDTVPPGQGWTFDPFSGDQADGLLRGRGATDAKGSASAMCAALARLAARPDLPGRIVMFLSANEEGDVPCASYALKNLGPFDGAVIGEPTDMMVGVAQRGLLVLRLTAESEQAHAAHSQKPSSAFLLAEDLVRVCAIPFGRTDPDLGTVKVTPVRLTAGVADNVTPPEASAMLDIRTIPAYAHEEVKALVTDACRHCRVEQVGIDWPPVATPREHRLFSIAQRLSGRGTVAGAAASDWAFLGDTPAVKIGPGISSVSHRPDETVPVRDVFASVDVYENIAMEFFVEI; encoded by the coding sequence ATGATGGGCGCGAATCCCGCACCCGCCGACGCGGTTGATCTACTCGCGCGCCTCGTGCGCCAGAAGAGCGTCACGGGCGACACGGCGCAGATTCAGATTCTCGTCCAGCGCTGGCTTGCCGAGCGCGGCGTGGAATCGATCAACACGAAGGACGGGCTTGTCGCGCGCGTGGGGCGCGGCGGACCGACGCTGCTGTTTTTGTCGCACCTGGACACGGTGCCGCCGGGGCAGGGGTGGACCTTCGATCCGTTTTCCGGCGATCAGGCCGACGGCCTCCTTCGCGGGCGAGGCGCGACCGACGCCAAGGGCAGCGCGTCCGCCATGTGCGCGGCGCTCGCGCGCCTGGCCGCGCGGCCGGATCTGCCCGGGCGCATCGTCATGTTCCTGTCCGCGAACGAGGAGGGCGACGTGCCCTGCGCGTCGTATGCCCTCAAAAACCTTGGCCCGTTTGACGGCGCGGTCATCGGCGAGCCGACCGACATGATGGTGGGCGTGGCGCAGCGCGGCCTTCTCGTTCTGCGGCTGACGGCCGAGTCCGAACAGGCGCACGCCGCGCATTCGCAAAAGCCCTCCAGCGCGTTTTTGCTCGCCGAGGATCTCGTGCGCGTATGTGCGATTCCCTTCGGCCGAACGGACCCGGACCTTGGCACGGTGAAGGTGACACCCGTGCGCCTGACGGCCGGCGTCGCGGACAACGTCACGCCGCCGGAGGCGAGCGCCATGCTCGATATCCGCACGATCCCCGCGTACGCGCACGAGGAGGTGAAGGCGCTGGTGACGGACGCGTGCCGGCATTGCCGCGTCGAGCAGGTCGGCATCGACTGGCCGCCCGTGGCGACGCCCCGGGAGCATCGCCTGTTTTCAATCGCGCAGCGCCTGTCCGGGCGCGGCACGGTCGCGGGCGCGGCCGCCAGCGACTGGGCGTTTCTTGGCGATACGCCGGCGGTGAAGATCGGTCCCGGCATATCAAGCGTTTCCCATCGGCCGGACGAAACGGTGCCCGTTCGCGACGTTTTCGCCTCGGTCGATGTTTACGAAAATATCGCGATGGAATTCTTCGTCGAAATTTGA
- the argB gene encoding acetylglutamate kinase produces the protein MSALPIVESLRTAMPYIRAYRGATFVVKLGGGILSHREALSDFAAQIALLEHLSVRPIIVHGGGPQATKLQERLGIRAQIIAGRRVTDAETLEVTKMIYGGLLNIEMLSALRAHHVPAVGVSGLDGNLVRTTRRAPIRVIDDEGSEREVDFGFVGDVNAGQIDARLLHILGQADFVPVLASLAADDAGNVLNINADVLAAELAIAVKATKLIFLTEVPGLLREPPDIASLVPFADPADIDALRADGVIKGGMGPKVEACVRAATNGVARTHIINGLAHDSLLTELFTAEGCGTMIVGEREKAAYQEGG, from the coding sequence ATGAGCGCGCTTCCGATCGTCGAATCGCTGCGCACGGCCATGCCGTACATCCGCGCCTATCGCGGCGCGACCTTCGTCGTCAAACTCGGCGGCGGTATCCTTTCCCATCGCGAGGCGCTTTCCGATTTCGCGGCGCAGATCGCGCTACTCGAGCACCTTTCCGTGCGCCCGATCATCGTCCACGGCGGCGGGCCGCAGGCCACGAAGTTGCAGGAGCGCCTGGGCATCCGCGCGCAGATCATCGCCGGCCGCCGCGTCACCGACGCCGAAACGCTCGAGGTGACGAAGATGATCTACGGCGGGCTGCTCAACATCGAGATGCTCTCGGCGTTGCGCGCGCACCATGTGCCCGCGGTCGGCGTGTCGGGCCTCGACGGCAATCTCGTGCGTACCACGCGGCGCGCGCCGATCCGCGTCATCGACGACGAGGGTTCCGAGCGCGAGGTCGACTTCGGCTTCGTGGGCGACGTCAACGCCGGGCAGATCGATGCGCGCCTGCTGCACATCCTTGGCCAGGCGGATTTCGTTCCCGTGCTCGCGAGCCTCGCGGCCGACGACGCCGGCAACGTGTTGAACATCAACGCCGACGTGCTCGCGGCGGAGCTCGCGATCGCCGTCAAGGCGACCAAGCTCATCTTCCTCACGGAAGTGCCGGGTTTGTTGCGCGAACCGCCGGATATCGCTTCGCTCGTTCCGTTCGCCGACCCCGCGGACATCGACGCGCTGCGCGCCGACGGCGTCATCAAGGGCGGCATGGGACCGAAGGTCGAGGCGTGCGTTCGCGCGGCGACAAACGGCGTCGCGCGCACGCACATCATCAACGGACTCGCGCACGACAGCCTGCTGACCGAGCTGTTCACCGCGGAAGGTTGCGGCACGATGATCGTCGGCGAGCGCGAAAAGGCCGCGTATCAGGAGGGCGGATGA